A genome region from Prionailurus bengalensis isolate Pbe53 chromosome B4, Fcat_Pben_1.1_paternal_pri, whole genome shotgun sequence includes the following:
- the CMAS gene encoding N-acylneuraminate cytidylyltransferase, producing MDSVEKGAATSVSNPRGRPSRGRPPKLQRNSRGGQGRGVEKPPHLAALILARGGSKGIPLKNIKHLAGVPLIGWVLRAALDSGVFQSVWVSTDHDEIENVAKQFGAQVHRRSSEVSKDSSTSLDAIIEFLNYHNEVDIVGNIQATSPCLHPTDLQKVAEMIREEGYDSVFSVVRRHQFRWSEIQKGVREVTEPLNLNPAKRPRRQDWDGELYENGSFYFAKRHLIEMGYLQGGKMAYYEMRAEHSVDIDVDIDWPIAEQRVLRYGYFGKEKLKEIKLLVCNIDGCLTNGHIYVSGDQKEIISYDVKDAIGISLLKKSGIEVRLISERACSKQTLSSLKLDCKMEVNVPDKLAVLDEWRKEMGLCWKEVAYLGNEVSDEECLKKVGLSGVPADACSTAQKAVGYICKCNGGRGALREFAEHIFLLMEKVINSCQK from the exons ATGGACTCGGTGGAGAAGGGGGCCGCCACCTCCGTCTCCAACCCGCGGGGGCGGCCCTCCCGGGGCCGGCCGCCGAAGCTGCAGCGCAACTCCCGCGGAGGCCAGGGCCGAGGTGTGGAGAAGCCCCCGCACCTGGCGGCCCTAATTCTGGCCCGGGGCGGCAGCAAGGGCATCCCCCTGAAGAACATTAAGCACCTGGCGGGGGTCCCGCTTATTGGCTGGGTCCTGCGTGCGGCCCTGGACTCGGGGGTCTTCCAGAG TGTGTGGGTTTCAACAGACCATGATGAAATTGAGAATGTGGCCAAACAATTTGGTGCCCAAGTTCATCGAAGAAGTTCTGAAGTTTCAAAAGACAGTTCTACCTCACTAGATGCCATCATAGAATTTCTTAATTATCATAATG aggTTGACATTGTGGGAAATATTCAAGCAACTTCTCCGTGTTTACATCCCACTGACCTTCAAAAAGTTGCAGAAATGATTCGAGAAGAAGGATAcgattctgttttctctgttgtgCGACGCCATCAGTTTCGATGGAGTGAAATTCAGAAAGGAG TTCGTGAAGTGACTGAGCCTCTGAATTTGAATCCAGCTAAACGACCTCGTCGACAAGACTGGGATGGAGAATTATATGAAAATggctcattttattttgctaaaagACATTTGATAGAGATGGGTTATTTACAG GGTGGAAAAATGGCATACTACGAAATGCGAGCTGAGCACAGTGTGGACATAGATGTGGATATTGACTGGCCTATTGCAGAACAGAGAGTATTAAG aTATGGCTATTTTGGCAAAGAGAAGCTTAAGGAGATAAAACTTTTGGTTTGCAATATTGATGGATGTCTCACCAATGGCCACATTTATGTATCAGGagaccaaaaagaaataatatcttaTGATGTAAAAGATGCTATTGGGATAAGTTTATTAAAGAAAAGTGGTATTGAG gtgagGTTAATCTCAGAAAGGGCCTGTTCAAAGCAGACACTCTCTTCCTTAAAACTGGATTGCAAAATGGAAGTCAATGTACCAGACAAGCTAGCAGTTctggatgaatggagaaaagaaatgggacTGTGCTGGAAAGAAGTGGCGTATCTTG GAAATGAAGTGTCTGATGAGGAGTGCCTGAAGAAAGTGGGCCTAAGTGGCGTGCCCGCTGATGCCTGTTCCACCGCCCAGAAGGCTGTTggatatatttgcaaatgtaaTGGTGGCCGCGGTGCCCTCCGAGAGTTTGCAGAGCACATTTTCCTACTAATGGAAAAGGTTATTAACTCATGCCAAAAATAG